In the genome of Populus nigra chromosome 9, ddPopNigr1.1, whole genome shotgun sequence, one region contains:
- the LOC133703245 gene encoding uncharacterized protein LOC133703245 isoform X1, whose amino-acid sequence MAIINTKTIIVSLCTLSLVFVFSPQLSFSSSIHDLLISKGLPAGLLPKEVKSYTVSEDGYLEVFLDGPCLTRYENRVLFESVVRANLTYLSLSGVVGLSQEELFLWLPVKDITVDDPRSGLILFDIGVAHKQLSLSLFEDPPNCKPQGESKNHARKERGFEAVR is encoded by the exons ATGGCCATCATTAACACCAAGACCATAATAGTCTCTCTTTGCACACTGAGTTTGGTGTTCGTCTTCTCTCCACAACTCTCTTTCTCCTCCTCGATCCACGACCTGCTTATCTCAAAAGGGTTACCAGCTGGTCTACTCCCAAAGGAAGTGAAGTCCTACACCGTGTCTGAAGATGGCTACTTGGAGGTGTTTCTTGATGGTCCATGCTTGACCAGATATGAGAACAGGGTCTTGTTTGAAAGTGTAGTGAGGGCTAATCTCACTTATCTTAGTCTTTCTGGAGTTGTTGGCTTGTCTCAAGAAGAACTCTTTCTTTGGCTACCAGTGAAAGACATCACAGTTGATGACCCAAGATCAGGACTTATTTTGTTTGACATTGGGGTTGCTCATAAGCAACTGTCCTTATCACTCTTTGAAGATCCACCTAACTGTAAGCCTCAAG GTGAGTCGAAGAATCATGCGAGGAAGGAGAGAGGGTTTGAGGCTGTGAGATAG
- the LOC133703245 gene encoding uncharacterized protein LOC133703245 isoform X2, giving the protein MAIINTKTIIVSLCTLSLVFVFSPQLSFSSSIHDLLISKGLPAGLLPKEVKSYTVSEDGYLEVFLDGPCLTRYENRVLFESVVRANLTYLSLSGVVGLSQEELFLWLPVKDITVDDPRSGLILFDIGVAHKQLSLSLFEDPPNCESKNHARKERGFEAVR; this is encoded by the exons ATGGCCATCATTAACACCAAGACCATAATAGTCTCTCTTTGCACACTGAGTTTGGTGTTCGTCTTCTCTCCACAACTCTCTTTCTCCTCCTCGATCCACGACCTGCTTATCTCAAAAGGGTTACCAGCTGGTCTACTCCCAAAGGAAGTGAAGTCCTACACCGTGTCTGAAGATGGCTACTTGGAGGTGTTTCTTGATGGTCCATGCTTGACCAGATATGAGAACAGGGTCTTGTTTGAAAGTGTAGTGAGGGCTAATCTCACTTATCTTAGTCTTTCTGGAGTTGTTGGCTTGTCTCAAGAAGAACTCTTTCTTTGGCTACCAGTGAAAGACATCACAGTTGATGACCCAAGATCAGGACTTATTTTGTTTGACATTGGGGTTGCTCATAAGCAACTGTCCTTATCACTCTTTGAAGATCCACCTAACT GTGAGTCGAAGAATCATGCGAGGAAGGAGAGAGGGTTTGAGGCTGTGAGATAG